One window of Bacillus alkalicellulosilyticus genomic DNA carries:
- the yabQ gene encoding spore cortex biosynthesis protein YabQ, with translation MTLTIQLNTMLSMIAMGIWLGAAIDTYSRFTKQRRAFHWLTACNDVLFWIIQGLFVFYILLKVNQGELRFYVFLALVCGYAGYRALLESYYKRFLEKCIQFFISLFRIFRSLFFTLLYNPLKWLLKLLYSLCMMIITALITVVLFLLNLILKPLSWLGMGLYKLTRLDRLVDTVMNTKTIQVVRSFIQRIRKGNKEDE, from the coding sequence GTGACCTTAACTATACAATTAAATACGATGCTGTCCATGATAGCTATGGGAATTTGGTTAGGAGCGGCTATAGATACATATAGCCGTTTCACAAAACAAAGACGAGCTTTCCACTGGCTTACAGCTTGTAACGATGTCCTTTTTTGGATCATTCAAGGTCTATTCGTGTTTTACATTCTGCTAAAAGTAAACCAAGGAGAGCTTCGTTTTTATGTTTTTCTAGCACTGGTTTGTGGCTATGCTGGTTACCGTGCTCTTTTAGAAAGTTACTATAAACGTTTTTTAGAGAAATGTATTCAATTTTTTATTTCGTTATTTCGAATTTTTCGCTCCCTTTTCTTTACACTTTTATACAATCCGTTAAAATGGTTATTGAAACTGTTGTACAGCTTATGTATGATGATAATAACTGCATTGATAACGGTAGTCCTATTTTTGCTTAATCTAATCCTTAAGCCACTATCTTGGCTAGGGATGGGGTTGTATAAACTAACGAGACTTGATAGGCTAGTAGATACTGTTATGAATACAAAAACAATTCAAGTTGTCCGTTCGTTTATTCAGCGAATTAGGAAGGGAAACAAGGAGGATGAGTAA
- a CDS encoding FtsB family cell division protein, which yields MERKRKVRELDSSYIRQYEQVSDEKIRKQKGLIRRLTALFLIGAVVGTMITMAIHTQVKALEEKEEQKQELQAKLKELEDEQSFLEQEVINYNDLEYIAEVARRDYFLSKEGETLFKLPNASSD from the coding sequence ATGGAGCGGAAAAGGAAAGTAAGAGAGCTAGATTCTTCTTATATTAGACAATATGAACAAGTGTCTGATGAAAAAATTCGCAAACAAAAAGGCCTCATTCGTCGGTTGACCGCTCTTTTTTTAATTGGTGCTGTAGTGGGTACAATGATTACTATGGCAATTCACACCCAAGTTAAAGCTCTTGAAGAAAAAGAAGAGCAGAAACAAGAACTACAAGCGAAACTTAAGGAACTAGAGGATGAGCAAAGCTTTTTAGAGCAAGAAGTGATAAATTATAATGATTTAGAATATATTGCTGAAGTGGCTCGTCGAGATTATTTTCTTTCGAAAGAGGGCGAAACCCTATTTAAATTGCCAAATGCTTCATCTGATTGA